DNA sequence from the Anabaena sphaerica FACHB-251 genome:
TTAATTTAGAAAATTGGTTATGATGATGAAATCATAAATATACAATAACAAGAGATAGCTAAAAGTTTAATATTTACTTTAAAAATGGGCTTTGCTGATTAAGAGTATGATTTTGTTTCACGCAGAGGCGCTCCAGTCACAGAGAGTAAGAGTTTGAAATCATTGATTTTTCAATTTCATACCCTAATTCAGCAACGCCTAAAAATCAAATGGAATCATCCATCTATCTACACGGACAATTCCATTAATCTGTTAAAAGTTAATCACCTCAAACCTTTGTTATACCCTACAAAAGAGTATTATTTACTTCAACCATCATATCTGTTTGGGTCTTTTTTCGGCTTTTTGTCCTTGGGATCTTTTTTAGGCTTTTTAGCTTCTTTATTACCTTTTTTTTCCTTAGACATCAGTGTTACCCAATTAGGTTTACTTGTCAAAGCTCCCACATTCTGCTATTAGTAAATCAGGGCGTAGCTTACCTGATATCCTTTAAAAACAGAAAAGGAAACATTGCATATTTACGCTACTAATAACTATAATACCTTGTTATTTAATTTTCTTATGATTTTGATTAACTATGATACAAAACTTTGTAGATGTCGTGAATTTCCCCACAAGACCTTAAATAGACTATACTTGTGGTTGACAAAAATTTGTTATAAAAACGCCTTTGGATCATAACTAAAAATAGCAAAAAAAAATTACTATGTCAATAGCAATGGCTGAAAAGACCAAAAACCGTTAAATAAATCATAAAAATTCTCAATAATATTGAGAATCACTCTAGATTATTGACAAAAATCTTTTTTTCCAAAATCCTGACTTCAATTACAACAATCTATTTATTTTCTCCGCACACTTCCCGCCTCACAATCGCGCAACCACAGCTTAACACCTTGAGCGATCGCACCATTACTACTATCCCTGGGTGGTGCTAACAGTGGTTTTACTGGATATTCACCAGTTTGAGTAAACATCATCACCACCTGCCAACCGAGTTGAGTTTTCGTCAAAAACAACCAGTGGAACTGTTGTAATTCCATCGCTTTTTTATTGATATATTGTCGTTCTCTCGTAGTAAAGAAAACCTGCTCAACGCCTTCAGATTCATACTTTTGGAAACTATCAATACCAGGATTTAAAGGTAAAGATTGAAACTCAGGCTTACCCGCAGCCAAAATATAAGGATAAATATCAACACTGCGACGGAGAAGACGGGATCTTTGAGTAACGCGGTTAGCATAGCTAGGTAAATCTAACATTAACTCAGTAGTTAAACTTTCCAAACTTTGCTCAGAACAAGAATTACTCAAGTCTGAATTTACAGGTTTGGGAATGAGATTTTTAGAGAAAGCAGGAGATAAAGAGACAAAAGAAATCAAAAAACAGCAAGGACAGAGAATTACCAACTCCCTACAAACTAACCAGCCGTTTTTTATCTTTTGAACCTTGTTATTCATGAGAGCAAATAAATCTACACCATGTAAAAAATATTATGGCATTATTTGGGCGGGCAAGATGCCCACCCCACAAAAATCAAAAAACACCAGCGAAAAATTTCTCTGAAACCCTCTTCTCTTCGTGTCCTTCGCTCCTACCCTATGCCTTCGGCACGCTTCGCGAACGGGAACACCTTCGGTGAACGTGGTTCGTTTCTCTCTTCCTTTGCGCGAAACAAAAACATAGTAACCTAACTTACCTCCTCACAAATCCTTTCCCAAGCCAAAACCGGATCAGGAGCAGCAGTAATAGGTCTTCCAATCACCAAAAAATCAGCCCCGGCTTGAACAGCTTGAGCAGGAGTGAGCGATCGCTTTTGATCACCTTTTTCAGCCCAACTTGGACGCACCCCCGGACAAACCAGTAAAAAGTCCTTTCCGCAACTTTCCCGCAGTTGTGATACCTCTTGGGGAGAACAAACCGCCCCATCTAAACCTGAATTTTGAGCTAAAAGCGCCATCTGTAAAGCAAATTCCGGCAATTCCAGAGGAATTTTTAAATCAAACGCCAAATCTCTCGCCGAAATGCTAGTTAACAAAGTAATAGCGATTAACTTGGGTGGTTGAGTACCTGCTTTTTCTGCTCCTACCTGCACCGCTTCAGCCGCCGCTTTCAGGCAATCAATACCACAAGTTGAGTGGATTGTCAATAAATCTACTCCATAACCAGCAGAAGCACGACAAGCACCAGCGACAGTATTGGGAATATCGTGAAATTTCAAATCTAGAAAAATTCGCTTTTGTCGAGATTTAAGAATTTCCAGAATTTGTGGACCCGTGCTGGTAAACAACTCCAAGCCAACCTTCCAAAAAGTGACTTGGGGAAGTTTATCCACCAGAGCGATCGCACTTGCCAAATCTGGAACATCTAAAGGAACGATAATTTTGTCATTAGTCATTGGTCATTAGTCATTAGTCATTGGTTATTCTTCCCAGTCCCCGATCACTCTACTAAACGGACAAAATTCTTCTTACCCACCTGCAAAACCTTACCGGATAAATCCCCAGGTGCAGCAAAAGTCAGATCCGCATCAGCTACCTTCTCACCATCTAAACGCACACCCCCCTCTTGAATTTTTCGTTTTCCTTCCCCGGTACTTTTACATAAACCAGTAGCGCCGAGAATAAAAGCTAATTTAGCCGGAAATTGAGCAACAGCAGCCAGAGAAAATTCAGGTAATGCCCCTTCCTTGCCACCACTTTTTGCAGCTTCCTTAGCCTCATTAGCAGCTTGTTCCCCATGATACTGCCTGACAATTTCCCAAGCTAAAAACTCCTGGCGATCGCGCGGGTTTTCTGGCAAGCTATCTAAAGGTAAATCTGTCAACAATTCAAAATACTGTGACAGTAAATTATCTGGCACACCTTGCAGTTTTTGATACTTTTGGGAAGGATGTTCCGACAACCCCACATAATTACCTAAAGACTTAGACATCTTTTGTACACCATCTGTACCAATTAAAATTGGTACTAACAGCCCAAACTGAGGATTGAGACCAAAATGACGTTGCAAATCTCGACCCACAGCAATGTTAAATTTTTGATCAGTTCCCCCTAACTCCACATCAGCCTCAACAGCCACAGAATCAAAGCCCTGCATTAAAGGATACAGGAACTCATGGAGGAAAATGGGATTCTCTTTCCTATAACGTTCAGCAAAACCTTCCTTGGCTAACATCTGTCCCACCGTCATCGTAGAAAGCAACTCCAGAATTTTTCCCAAATCGAGACGGGAAAGCCATTCCGAGTTATAACGCACCTCCAACCTGCCGGGTGTGTCAAAATCTAAAATAGGACGCACTTGATCAAGATAAGTTTGGGCATTTTGTGCCACATCAGCCTCAGTCAGTTGACGACGCACATCAGACTTACCCGTTGGATCACCAATCCGAGCCGTAAAATCACCGATAATTAAAACCGCCTTATGACCAGCATCTTGAAAAGCACGCAGTTTTCTTACTGGTATACTATGACCCAAATGAATATCCGCGCCAGTCGGATCAATACCCAACTTGATCCTTAAAGGACGGTCAGCATTGAGTAACCGCTTTTCCAAACTTTCAGTTTCACTATCAGCATCATGGGGTTGAGGAAAAATTTCTGCCACACCACGATGTAGCCAAGAGAAATTTTGCGCCATACTATAAGATTCACTATTAACTACACTTTGCACTTTAGAAATTAGGTTGGTAATGTCCACTGGCAAATTATCCGTTTTCTGTTCTGCCAAACTACTATAATTGCAAAAAATTAACCGCCTTTTTCCATTCCATCAATTACATTTATATTTACTAGTGAGGAAGTGAAACCACCGTGTCTTCTAGGACTTTTGAAAACAAGCACCCCCAAGACCAGGCTTCATCTGGGTTTGAATTTTTTAAAGGAGTAGGTCAGGTAACTGGTGCTACTCTCCTATCTCTGACACTGCTGACAAGCTCCATTGTAGCGGGGGGACTGGTCGGACTGGCCATCAGTTTCCGCAACTTGCCAGATGTGAGACAGTTACGCAGCTTTTCCCCCACAGAAACTACCCACATATATGACATTAAAGGTAAACTATTAGCAAGTGTCCACGGTGAAGCTAACCGCGAAGTTGTACCCCTAGATAGAATTTCCCCCAATCTCAAACGGGCTGTACTAGCCAGTGAAGATGGTCACTTCTACAGTCACCACGGCATTAACCCTGCTGGTGTGGGTCGGGCTGTAGTAGTAAACTTGGTAGCAGGTGGTGTGAAAGAAGGCGGTTCTACCATCACCATGCAGTTGGTAAAAAACCTATTTTTGACTCACAAACGAGCCTTTACTCGCAAGTTAGCAGAAGCAGTGTTAGCCATTCGACTAGAACAAATTCTTGCCAAAGACGAAATTTTAGAAATGTACCTCAATCAAGTATATTGGGGTCATAATAACTACGGTGTACAAACAGCGGCTCGCAGTTACTTTAATAAATCATCAGAATTTTTAACTCTGGGTGAGTCAGCCATGATGGCGGGTTTGATCCAAGCCCCAGAAGAATTTAGCCCTTTTGCGAGTATGAAAAAGGCAAAACAAAAACAAAAAGAAGTGCTGGGGCGGATGCTGGACTTGCAGTGGATCACTCAAAAAGAATATGATGATGCTCTCAAGCAAGAAATTAAACTAGGTAGAATTAGGTCATTTCAAGGTAGCGCCCTACCTTATATCAGCAATACCGTAGCCCAAGAATTAGCGAAAAAATTTGGACGTGATGCACTGCTCAAAGGCGGGATGCGTGTGCAAACCACTGTGGATGCCAAATTCCAAATCATGGCAGAAGACACTGTGAATAAGTGGCATAAAAATTTACTTGGTCAAGGGTTGCGTAAAAACCAAATTGCCTTAGTCGCAATTGACCCCCGCACACATTTTGTTAAGGCATTAGTCGGTGGTGTAGATTCTAAAGCCAGTGAGTTTAACCGCGCTACCCAAGCTCAAAGACAACCAGGGTCTTCTTTTAAACCTTTTGTTTATTATGCTGCCTTTGCTACTGGTAAATATGGACCAGACAGCACAGTGATAGATTCCCCAGTGAGCTACCGAGACGGTAACGGGTGGTATTTTCCCAGAAACTATGATGGTGGTTTTAGCGGCGCAATGTCCATTCGTACTGCTTTATCCCAATCTCGAAATATACCTGTAATTAAGCTTGGTAAAGCTATAGGGATGAATAAAGTAATTGAAACCTGCCGGACTTTAGGCATTATGAGTCCGATGGAACCAGTAACATCCTTACCTTTGGGTGCTATTGGTGTCACTCCCCTAGAAATGGCTAGTGCCTACGCTACTTTTGCTAATTATGGCTGGCAATCGCCGGTAACAGTAATTGCACGAATTACAGATAGCACTGGTAATGTGTTACTCGACAACACACCTAAACCCCAGCGAGTTCTTGATTCTTGGGCATCAGCAGCAATTATCAATGTAATGGAATCTGTAGTTACCAGTGGTACGGGTAAAGGCGCAGCCCTAAACCGACCATCAGCAGGAAAAACGGGAACAACTTCCTCAGAAAAAGATATTTGGTATGTGGGTACAGTACCACAACTCACAACTGCTGTCTGGGTGGGAAGAGATGACAACCAACAATTATCCAGCGGTGCGACAGGTGGGGGTATGGTTGCTCCCATCTGGCGTGATTTTATGGTCAAAGCCCTCAAGGATGTGCCAGTAGAGAAGTTTAAGTCACCTTCTCAGTTTCCTCGTCCTAAGTCAAATTAAAGGAGTCAGGTGACAGGTGACAGGTGACAGAAGGCACGAATAATAGAAATATTCTTCCCAGTCCCCAGTCCCCAGTCCCCAGTCCCTAGTCATACCTGTTTTTCCAACTCAGCTTTCATTCTTTGCAGAGTCATATTCATCTGCTCAAACATTTGTTGTGGTGTGACACCAAACTGATTTAGCTGAGTTTTTAGTTGCTGTACAGTCATTTGCGCCATGAAGTCTTCTGATAGCTCGAAACGCTTCATAAAGATGCGATATCGATCCATCATCGCTTCCATTTGCTCAATAAACAGCTTTTTGCCCTCGCGGTCAAATTTGCCGTAGTTATTGCCAAGCGCAATCAGTGCTTGATAATCTTCAAACAGCTGTTTGGCTTCGTGCTGAACTATCTCAGAATCAAAGAATCCCATTTTGCTTATATTTAACTGAGTGCTTGTACTCAGTAACTTAAAGTTTTGCCTCTAATTCTATTTTAGTCTAGTGAACTAATCTAGAGAACAAGCTTCGCTTGAAGTACGGTTTTTTACCGAAATTTCACTACTTGACTGGGGACTGGGGACTGGAGACTGGGTATTGGGTATTGGGTATTAATCTCCCCTGTTCCCTGTTCCCTGTTCCCTATTCCCTGTTCCCTGACTTAAGGCACAATCAATACAGGACAAGGTGAGAGATTAATCACCCGGTTTGTAACACTATCAGTTGATCCCTCCTCAGTCAGTCCTAACCCGCGACAACCCATAATAATTAAATCTGCCCCGATTTCATCAGCAACATCACAGATAGTAAAAGCAGGTTTACCTTGTCTTTCTATGACTTCAGCGGTGATACCTTGCTGAGAAAATAAGGCTTGGGCATTTTCCAGCAGTTTAGCAACCGCTTCTGGAGACACCATAGGATCGCCAGCAGGTGCTTCTGGGGCTGGTTCTTCCACTACTGACAGCAATACTAGACGACTAGTAAACTGTTGCACAACCTTGGTAACTAGGTCAGCAGCTTCCCGTGCTTCACGACTTTGATCAATTGGAAACAGAACTGTTTTAAACATAAATCACCTCAGCACCCCGCACTCCGGTAAAATCTTGATGGTTATACTTTCAAAACAATAACAAAAAGGTAATCAGGAGGGTTTGGCTGTGTCGAAAAAAAGTTTAGCAAATTTATCTGCGGCGGATGTATCTGGTAAACGTGCTTTGGTGCGGGTTGATTTTAACGTGCCTGTGGATGATCAAGGCAACATTACTGACGATACTCGCATTCGGGCTGCGCTGCCAACAATCAAAGATTTGACGCAGAAGGGAGCTAAGGTCATTCTAGCAAGTCATTTCGGCCGTCCCAAGGGTGTAGATGACAAATTACGTTTAACTCCAGTTGCTAAACGCCTTTCTGAGTTGTTAGGGCAAGAAGTTGTCAAGACTGATGACTGCATTGGTGATGATGTGGCTGCTAAGGTTGCAGCTTTGCAAAATGGCCAAGTGCTGTTACTAGAAAACGTCCGTTTCTACAAAGAAGAAGAAAAGAACGATCCTGAATTTGCTCAAAAATTGGCAGCAAATGCTGATTTTTATGTAAATGATGCTTTCGGTACTGCTCACCGCGCCCATGCTTCTACTGAGGGTGTAACTAAGTTCCTCAAACCTTCTGTGGCTGGTTATTTGGTTGAGAAGGAATTGCAATATTTACAAAGTGCAATTGAAGAACCTAAGCGTCCTTTGGCGGCTATTATCGGCGGTTCTAAGGTTTCTAGCAAAATCGGTGTAATTGAAACTCTGTTAGAAAAGTGCGATAAGCTCATCATTGGCGGTGGGATGATTTTCACCTTCTACAAAGCCCGTGGTTTGAGTGTTGGTAAGTCTTTGGTAGAAGAAGATAAGCTGGAATTAGCGAAGGCTTTAGAAGCTAAGGCGAAAGAACGTGGTGTGGCTTTGTTGCTTCCTACAGATATTGTCTCCGCAGATAAGTTTGCTCCTGATGCAAATGCAACCACTGTCAGCATTGAAAATATCCCTGCTGATGGGATGGGTTTAGATATTGGCCCTGATTCTGTGAAGGTTTTCCAAGAGGCTTTGGCTGATTGTAAAACTGTGATTTGGAATGGGCCTATGGGTGTGTTTGAGTTTGATAAGTTTGCTGCGGGTACTGAAGCGATCGCTCATACTCTAGCAGAAATTGGCAAAACCGGCACAACTACCATTATCGGTGGTGGTGACTCTGTAGCGGCTGTGGAAAAGGTAGGTTTGGCTGATCAAATGAGCCACATTTCTACCGGTGGTGGTGCTAGTTTGGAGTTGTTGGAAGGTAAGGTTTTACCTGGTATTGCAGCTTTAGATGAAGCGTAATTATTAATAGGGGTGAAGGATGAAGAATAAAATCTTTCTTTGTCCTTCATTCCATCAAAGTTTAACTATAGATTTACAGTCCAATCTTCCATTTTTAAATCAGGAACTTTAATAAAATCTTGGTAATTTTGAGTTACTAAAATTGCATCATTAACTAAAGCTATGGCAGCTATTCTTAAATCTTGTGTACCTGTATTGATTTTTTGCTGACGCAGTTTTTTAAAGCACTCACAAGCTGCTTCATTAAAATCTAATAAATTCATCTGACAAAAATAACGTTGGGTTGTTAGTAAATTCTGTTAAGCTCTTGGTAACAATTCTGGTTTAGTAGCAGATTTACTAATAATTGCTAATCTACCTTTCAATTGTTCTTCAAGTGTGACAGTTGTAATAAATATATTGGAAATTCCCGCAGATTTAGCGCGTTGAGCAATATTAGAATTGCCGTGTTGAGAAAGAGTCACAATATTAGTATCAAGAATATATCTGCTCACGCTGCTTAGTTCTCCTCTAAAGAAGATTCATAAGCAGCCATTTCTGCATCTAATTCACGGCGATTTTTAGCCATTTCTTCTACAAAATCATCAAAAAGCGGATCGTCTTTGAAAATACCATTAGATTGAACTAATGGATGAAAATCTTTTAAAATTTCTTCATGGAGACTTATAGCAGCATCAGTTGTCAATGATGCGAAAATATTTTTCTCCATGTTGTTTTTAGCAACATTAATCTGATTAATTTTTTGATCAACAATTCTATCAATCAATGATTCTAAATCTTGTAAAGTCATTTCGGTAATAGATTGATTGTTTAGCATTTTCACTAACCTCCATAAATAGTTTTTTTGGAAAAATCAACTAAACTCTACTTTATTTTAGCATACATCATTACAAAAGCCTAAACCCTCTAGTAGTAATCAAGAATTTATTGAGATTATATACATCATGTTATTGTTAGGTAATATTTTTACTATAATTTCGATCAATAAGTAATTGTCCCTAAGCAATCTTTGATAAAATCAATAATTATTTTAAAATCCTGAAAATCTTCAGCCTGTCTCCTTTCTTCACAAATATATTTAGAAAACTTCCTTTTTTGAAATTCTTGAATTTGGTTTTCTTCTCCATAATCTCCATATTTGGTTTTTGGCAAATAAAATTCTTCTGTGAATAAATGATCAGGAAATAGATTTTCAATACCTTTTTTGACTTTTCGATTTTTTTGTTGGGGGATTTTTCTGATTTTTAATTGTTCATGATTTTCATCAGATTTATCAGTATCACAGTCATAAATTAATAATACTTTTCTAGTTAAGAATTTAGGGTTAGAAAGAAGAACATCTCTAGTATTTTTCAAACCACCATCACCAGTATTTATACTTTTTCCTTTACCTATAGAAATTCCTACCCATTCAATATCAACTTGTGCTAAAATTTCCTTTTCTCCTAATAATTCTAAGGCTGTTTTAATATAAATTGGATCAGTTTCTCCTTCTGTTAAAACTAGAGGTTTAGTACCTTTCTCTACCGTAGCTTTGACTTCATCTTTAACTGCGTTGATTTTTTTACAATAGTCATAAAACATCCCTTGACCATGTTCTGACATTAGAAAACTACAGTAATCTTCCCAAACTTGAACAGACCAATGATCTATTGTTTCTCTAAGATATTGATAGCTAGGATGTTTTTCACCGTAACGTAAACTTAAAAACTCATCAGGATACATAACTTCTGTATGAGCAGGTATATTATAGCGTGCCATTATTCTTAATAAATTGATTCCCTCAGATTCCCGCATTATGAGGCGTGCTATTACATAAGATAAGTGAGCAGGATTAGAGGAGTCAGCAACAATAATAATACAATATCCTCCGGCTAGAGGGTTTGTAAGTCCCTGAAAATAACCTTTTTCAAAGGCATTAATAATACCTTGTGCTTGATTGTCTTCATCAAGATTATCAATCCACCAATCAGGTATTTCACTACCATCATAATCTAATAGATAACCCAACCCACACATAATCCAAAAACTACCAACAATGCTTTGAGGATACTCTTGAAGTAATGATATTGCTCTCATACAGCTACTGATGCCAAGGTTAGGTAGATGCACTGTCATTTTCAAAAGTCCTAGCAAAAATAAAAATGTGATTTTATTCCATTAAACAACAAAATCAAACAAATAATGCGCCATTTCCAACTTAGAACAAGCCGGGATTTCTACCTCTCTTCCTTCTTTATCTAAAAACACCGCTTGATTATTATCACTCCCAAAACCACTCCCTACTTTATCAATAGGATTCGCTACAATTGCATCTAATTTCTTTCTTTGCAATTTCTCTTTTGCAGGAGTAATAATATCCCCGGTTTGTGCTGCAAAACCAATTAAATATTGATGGGGTTGTTTACGATTTCCGATTTCAGCAACTATATCCGGTACTGGTGCAAGGGGTAAGCTTTCGGGAAGCGATCGCTTGGGCAATTTTTCGGTACTATAATCTTTAGGCTTTACGTCTGCAACTGCGGCTGACATGATAATGATATCTGCATTGGGTAAACGCTCTAACATTACCTGCTGCATTTGGTCTGCACTAATTACAGAAATTGCTTCCACTCCCAAAGGTACATCCCAACTCGCTGGACAATGCACTAATGTTACCTGTGCGCCTCTATGCAAAGCTGCCTGTGCTAATGCTAATCCCATTTTACCCGTCGAAGGATTGCCAATAAACCGCACCGGGTCTAAATATTCTCGCGTTCCCCCAGCACTGATTAAAACCCGCTTCCCGCTTAAATCTCGGTTTCCTTGGGTGTGTAATAAAGATTGAATATAAACAAATATTTCTGCGGGTTCTGCCATTCTACCAGCACCAATGCGATCGCACGCCAGCAACCCAGACCCCGTACTCATACCACAAAATCTATTATCTGTCAATACCTGTCGCCAATTTCTTTGCACCGCTACCTGTTCCCACATATCCGTATTCATTGCCGGTGCTAACAATACGGGACAAGTAGAAGCTAAGACACTATTTGTCAGCAAATTATCTGCCATCCCATAAGCTAACTTCGCCAAAGTATTAGCAGTTAAAGGCGCAATGACAATTAAATCAGCCCATTCCCCCAACTCAATATGTAAAGGACGCTCATAATTTGGTTGCCAAAAATGATCATCAGTATAAGCTTGATGACGAGATAAAGTAGCAAAAGTCAAAGGTTTGATAAACTCTTGAGCAGAATTGGTGAGAATAACTCGTACTTCTACCCCAGATTTAAACAAAGTAGAAACCAACTCACAGACTTTATAGGCTGCAATACCACCGCCTATAGCAACGAGAACTTTTTTTGATTGGGGATTTACAGATGATGGCATTTTGTCTGATAGCGTAGCGTGGCGTAAGCCATATCAGGATGTCCAGGATTTAAGGATTTACAGGATTTTTATTTGAGAATTAATCGATTTGCTTAATATCTATCATTTTGATGATGTCCAATAATCTAGCCAAATATGACCGATTATAGCCAAAAGCAACCAATTAATTACTTGATTAATTTCTTATACAGCAGATTGCAGATCAATGATGTACAGAATCTAAATTGAAACCTATACACAAAGCCAGTTTCACTCCTGACTCCTGACTCCTGCTGTATCATCTGTTGCTCATCTGCCTTTATCTGCGTTTATCTGCGTTTAATTAAGATTAGCAGTTGATCATTTACAACTTTATTTGCAATTTGTATTAACTCACCTGAGTGTAGAAAATCGGAAAAATGAATAAAGTGCGTCATATTTATACATTGTGACGCACGCTAAAATACCGTGAGATGTTTATTTCCAAGTGAAAATCTAAAATCTCTATGCTTCGTCGTAGGGTTCTAAATCTAAAAGGTGGATATAAGGCTCAACTAATTCTGGACGCTGAAACGCGATTGCTCGCAGTAGATGCCAATCATTCAAACCCTCAAAAGCATTGCTGTAATTATCTAATTCCAGACGCGTAGCCAAATCTTCTACATCTGTTGCTGTCATGGCAGCAATTTCTTTCTTAGAAATGCTTAGAGTTGTCATAATACTTGCCCCTCCCTTTTGCAGCATTCGCATTCAGCTTAAGGTGGAGTTGCGCTAAAAATCTTCCACCCAATCTATATTACTCATTAGTGGCCATCAAATTTGTAAACATTTTGCTGATTTTCATTCTAAATTGTAAAAAATTTATAACTTGGTCTCATCAGCAATTGTCTTGATAACAAAATTTCGCAGTACCTCCAACATTTGCAAATTAATTTCATGTCCCATGTCAAATTCATGATAATCTACTGCCACTCCTAATGCTTGTGCCACCTCTCTGGCTTTGATAGCAGCCGACAAGGGTACAACTTCATCTTGTCTTCCGTGCATGATTAATGTGGGCGGAAAACTGCTTTTATTTAGGGTGGCTACACCAGGATGTAAATACCCACTCATCACCACCAAACCAGCGAGGGGTAAGGTTAATCCCACATCCAAAGTCATCGCACCACCTTGAGAAAACCCACTCAAAATAGTCCGCGATAACGGCACTCCAGTATTAATCTCTAAAGAGTGCAACCAATCAATTAATAATTGGCGACTTTCTATCAATCCTTGATACATATTCTCATTTCGCAGGTCATACCATGCCCTCCCTGTGTCAGTGTATGGATATGGATAAGGTGCATTGGGAAGCAAAAATTCATAATCAGGTAAGTTGAGATAAGGCAATAAAGATGCCACATCCTGAGCATTTGCACCCCAACCGTGTAGCGTGACGATTAAAGCGGATGGTGTTTGCTCTGTGTTTGGCGAAACTCTGATGAAATCTAATGTTTTGTTCATAATCACCCAAATTGCTAGTTATCTAGTTTAGGCTGGTAATGGGTAATGGGTAATGGGTAATGGGTAAT
Encoded proteins:
- a CDS encoding alpha/beta hydrolase, producing the protein MNKTLDFIRVSPNTEQTPSALIVTLHGWGANAQDVASLLPYLNLPDYEFLLPNAPYPYPYTDTGRAWYDLRNENMYQGLIESRQLLIDWLHSLEINTGVPLSRTILSGFSQGGAMTLDVGLTLPLAGLVVMSGYLHPGVATLNKSSFPPTLIMHGRQDEVVPLSAAIKAREVAQALGVAVDYHEFDMGHEINLQMLEVLRNFVIKTIADETKL